AGCAAGCTAACTTGGTGCTAGCTGCCGGTGAAAATGTAGctaggtattttttttttttacactgaaccaGTCCGTCAGTGTCAAGCAGCTGTTGTTATTTGCATATAACCATTAAtgtgttactttttaaaaggtGTTGCCTGGTGTAAAACGTGCATCattattgtttctttatttcatgttgttgtggAGCATGTTCTTTTCAAgtgagctaacgttagcagtaAGCTATCTGTTTACCTGTAGTTACATACATGATGATAATAGAAAGATAATCTACTGTCGGTTTTTTGCCATGAAGCAGCAACAGCAGAATAACATTGTATATTGGCTCACGACAATACAAGCAAACACCATCTATATCATCTATCAATGCATAGTcggatttttaaaatgtatttaaccctAGACCGATTATTATTAAAAGACAGGGGAAATGTGTTAATATATTAAATGTTAATCGTGTTCATTTTGGAAACAAATTTAATCATTAGTGAATGTCATCAGGCATGATTCCTTGAAATTTCTATTTTAAGAACAAGTAAGTGACTCGAAATGACGACTCTGTCAAAAAcaatgtgaattaaaaaaaaaattatattaataacaaACCAAACCCCATTATTCAATATAACTGCTCTTAGCAGATCTCATTATGTACTGCTAATGCAATTTTATATGAAACGAATAAGTTTCTACATTCTATGCatattgtttatgtatttattttctttttattctgttgaCTGATCATTTTGCCTTtagtttctctgttttgttttgcaaaactgcatgtttgtatgaaaggttcagtaaaaataaagttgacttgagtttgcaacattacattttacaaaccGCTGGTCAAATTTTGctgaaataaatgcatttccATATTAAAACATGCATGAAATAATCTTGTGACACACTTCCTCCCACTGCATAACAAGAAGTCTAATTACCCCACAAATAAAACCTGAGTGAGTTTTAAAAttgctcattatttttcatttttttaagactcCGAGATTGCCATTAATCCTAGCttcttgaaaaatgtgtttcagtgtgcTGTAGTGTCACCCCAGCCCGGGTGCCATGGTCCTCAGTTACACATGAGCTCTACTATGTGGTACATCATGCAAAGCATTCAGAGTAAATACTCATTGTCTGAGCGGCTCATCCGCACAATCGCAGCCATCCGCTCATTCCCACACGACAATGTGGAAGATCTCATTCGTAAGGTAGGCCTGCTCATTTTCCAGTCTGATTTCAAATAATAGTATCTCTTAGTGTCATTAGTTATATCGACATTGTTTATCCCCTGTGTGCCCAAAGGGAGCTGATGTGAACCGGATGCATGGCACACTGAAGCCCTTGCACTGTGCCTGTATGGTCGCTGATGCTGACTGTGTGGAGCTGCTGTTGGAGAAAGGCGCGGAGGTATGTCAGATATGACTCCTACACACTGAACAATTCATCATAGCATTCCACAAGATCTGAGATTCACTTACAAACTTTCAGACAGCCACTGTATGATATGAAAGTCAACCTGCAGAAAGTTGAATATTGTTTGTGACAGGCAATCCatcacactgaacaaaaatgcagGTGTCAGCAGGAGCAGTGTTAAGTACTCTTGCCTGTTGGTGTGTTCAAGGAAGCTTTGACATCTGAGATTGAATCGTGCGTTCCTAAACAAAAACGCTGTTAATGAACATGGAACTGAAATTGTGAGAGAATGTCAATTGTTTGTCAATGTCATCAAAAGGTTGCTATTTGACACCCAACTGTCCAGTGTCAGACGCTTTTTAatccaaaatgcaaaaaaaactttgaattgtttttttaagatcaacagcaacatttctttgAGAAACAATGTCTGTCTTAGTTTAGATAATTACTGCGAACAGTTTTTATTGGGACAATCTGGTAAAAAGTAAttccagatttatttttttttgtcatttgaatgAACCGAGCCTCTAACTGTAGGGCTCTGTTTTTGTGCAGCACTACAACAGCTTGGTATTTTCCTCACCTTGAAATTCTGCTTGCCCATCTGTGTAGTATTTTGGTACCCAACGACCACGTCCCCTGATCTATATCCACTCCATCCAGCCCTTTTACGCTTTGTGCTGCTGCACTTATTCATGCACATACCAAAACATAGAGTGTATAACCCATTCACCTCAGATGTACCGCTTTGTGCAAGTCATTGGGATTGCCCTATTAAAATATGTGCCTAACATGGctatttacattacatttcctTATCAGGTGAATGCTTTGGACGGATATAACCGCACAGCACTGCACTATGCAGCTGAGAAGGATGAGAGTTGTGTGGAGTTGCTGTTGGAGTATGGGGCCCAGCCAAACGCCCTGGATGGCAACAAGGACACTCCACTTCACTGGGCCGCCTTCAAAGATAACCCAGAGTGTGTAAGGGCCCTGCTGGAGAGCGGGGCCTGTCCTAATGCACGGGACTACAACAATGACACGCCTTTGAGTTGGGCAGCAATGAAGGGTAACCTGGAGAGTGTTAAGGTGCTATTAGACTATGGAGCACAGGTCCACGTGACTAACCTGAAGGGCCAGACCCCTATCTCTCGACTGGTGGCCCTGTTGGCCCGGGGCCTGGGCACTGAACAGGAGGAGGAATGCCTGGAGCTGCTGTGCCGGGCAGCTGGGCGGTTTGAAATCCGACGGGCTGACGGCACTCTTCCCAGGGAGCTGAGTAAGGATCCCCAGCTGCTGGCGAGGCTGACCAGCATGGTGGCTCAGGCTCCCACGCTTCGCACTCTGGCACGCTGTGCTGTCCGGCAGAGTCTTGGAGTCCAGTTCCTCCCCACTGCTGTCAAAGAGCTTCCTTTACCAGAGACCATAAAAGACTATTTACTGCTGAGAGACTGAGGTGATAAAACCATTGGGGAGCTCTCAGCCATCGCTGATTATTTGACAGCTCATCACAAAGCTTTTATTGGCAAAGAAGTCCCTCCATTAAATTATAGGGTATTGTCTGACAGTGGCCCTCATTTATTAACCCTTCTTGCAAATGATTATGGATTTATGCCCCAGAAGAGACGTACAAACCTCTCTAAGTCCTATTCCATTATCTGGTGGTTAGAGAGCCAGTACGcctttgacattttaagtaCTTATGATGGAGTTTTCATATGCAAAGTTTACAAAAAgtgttaaatgttatattttaatgattaaatacaataaaataatgttattatggTTCATCACAGAACATGAGGAAAAACCTAAATGTCGAGTTTGCTGGTAAAAGTCGTAGTGTATGCTCATTGTAGgattataattaaattaaagataGGTTTATGAATGAGGGCTAATGTCTAATGATGCAGGCTGTTTAGAGGATGTAATTCCTGAAGTGGTGCTTAGGAGCAAATGTAATGTAGTGTATTTGATAGTTGGAGTGGCCATCTCTCTCTCAGTGACGTCCCAGTGAACTCACTGTGCAATCATTTCTGCAATACcaaggaaaaataaagttaaaagaatAACACTCTgatgacaacaaaaaagattGTGCCAGatgggaaaatgtatttaattagaAGCAACGTCATGTTGCAGAATATTATCATTGGTTTATCAAAATGTGCCAGGCACGCTATTCTTGCCACCATCTAGCCCTCTGAAACACTGATAAAAGTGATGTCAACATGCCTGCTGTCAtatgtgatttattatttatttgggCTTCATTTTAAAGGAGAATGCAGTTGCCAAGGAGGAATaaaattttctctcttttttttaaatgacagatcTTTTCAGTCTTAACTTGCAAAAGTTTGGGTTTTCAAAGGTGCTCCCAGATCTAAATTTGTTGCAGCatatgtaaaaaagaaatttattttaaattcagtgtttAAACGTTACAACCATGGAATGGCATGATTACTAATTTTATGTCCTTGAGAGATTCACTAAATAAGCTTGCAAAATGTATTAACATTTGTTATGGCTTACATTTGTTTTGGCATCTGTCTGAACTCTGACCAATTTTGTGATCGATTCTGTTTGCTTGTTCTATTTCTGTATAGAAATTAACCCCGTAGATCATGTTGTGTGTACACCTGCAAAagtgcttttttctttgtcaatgAAAGTAAATGCCTTTAtattcctttaattttcttCTCCTCATtgttcatgacattttttcatgggCCACTATCTAACAAATCATATAGCAGCAAGCTGAGTCCAAGCAGATTGCAATTTTTACCTTGATATTAACTCGATGAGCACTTGAAAACATACCACACGCATAAAATGCTGTGTTAACGGCAAGTAGGACTTGGCTCCTATTCAAATCCTTGATCCTTATATCCCCGGAGAGACTTTCTGACTCTGCTACTTTGGAGACATTGTTTTCCAAACGGCTCATAAGTTGAAGCAATAATATCACACGTGCATACCTAGagtaattttgtcttttaaaacttaaaatgttgaCAACAGTCAAAATGCTGGAAATAATATTCTGGTTTCAGGAGTATTGTTAAATAATGAATGTCACTGACGACTCACTATTTGACCGATCTGAACCCCGTTTAACAAATGTGATAACTAGTGTCCAAAGAATGTCTGTGTCAGTTTTGCTGCATTTGAATAAAGACCTGTGGAGATATAGATGTAAATGGATTTAGCATATTTTGGAAGTTATGGACTTCTGACTTGACCATAGGTTGCAGTCAGGCAAACTTTTGTCACAATTCAGTGgatgtactgaaaaaaaaactctgtaaaacatgctggtgatgttttttttttcttttttgagttaGGAATGTAAAATTTCTAGAAATTAAGATTTGTTGCAATAAGCGGTGCCAAACAAAGCAATCTAAATATTACCAAATTTTATGCCTCTGTTAAGTCATAACTGAATTGGTCAATTGTTGCATTTGTGGCCCACCGTAGTAGCAGAGGCTCAGACAAAAATCGGAACATGTGCACCAAGTTTAACAATCGCTTAAGCCAATTTTAACTTATGAGCATATGTACAAAATTGAATGTAAAGACACAAGCCTAACATAAGCCTAAGTATAAATTCACGTGAAGTATTGAAATGTCCTGTATAACTGTAGATCAGTGAAGTCTATAGATGACCTGATAATGTAGGATAGGATGTAGGAACGGTTTCTGACAAGGTCTCAAAAATAGAGGCCAAGCCGTTTTCAAGATAATTGGGAAAACATGAAATTAGGCTAATTGTTACAGCGCCACCTGAGTGTCACTTTGTGTCCCTGTGGAGTGGGTGGAGTTTTCAACCCACCTGCCGATAgacctttttggccattttgtgtgTTAAAGTGAATTTAAGAACATTAATGACAGCTGCATTCCACTTTGGAGAGGCCCTGATGTTGTGCGCGCTGGCTCGCTGGAGGGGCTTACTGAGACACTCGTTAGAGTTATCGATTTCACTTGTGCTTTTCCTACAAGGACAAgttaaaatgtctgctgtggaaTAGGTCCATTTGGGTGACTTTTGGTCTTAAGTTTTTTTCCTGCACAAATGCTTTTTGTGGGGAAAAGTATTAATAATAAGaaagaaatttaacaaaaacaagtgtTCCAGCAGTAAGCGTTGCTGCTTGGACTGTAATTTAAATGCTTAGACTTAGATCAGCGTTAAAGTCATTCCAGCAATGCTGCTTTAAAGGCTCAGCTGGAAGCTACAGAACCCCCTTAAAACACACAGctcattttcatattatttgCCAAAATCAGATTGAGATTTTATTTGCACAGgtctttttcacagcagacaatTTGACTTGTCTGAACAGGAAAAGGAAACGTTTTactgataatattaataatggtTCAGttcaagtgtcccagtaagcaTGCACcataccaggaccctgaaaaaaaacctaaatggAATTCAGTTATCAGTAATTTAACTATTTATACCTTCTTAAGCTTCTTAAGCACCTTAAATACACAGAGAGTAAGTCTGCTTGTTTTGATTACCAGACCAGTTATCACGGCTCAATACTTCTGAAATGAAAAGTTTCCAAAAAGTTAGGAACCAAGTGGGAACatcacagaaatgttttgatgtctttttttctctgaagctCTGTGACAATTACAGGAACACATGATGCTCTGTCACTGAAAATATATCTATGTTTAAAATCTGAATGTACtatacaactactactacttctactattactaataataataataaactttatttgtaagaAATTGCATGCACCAagtgtttcacattaaaaacatctcaCTCATGTCCCTAGTTTGacttttagtaaagaaaaagaagaaaaatagaaGATATCAAGGTTACAAACAATAGTGTGCATGCAATAACAgtagtggtaaaaaaaaaaaaaaaatcaaatagtaTATGAATATTTCCATCAAGACTACATAGAATTACAAcatacatttacagaaaaaaaggaaaaatatcaatGTTACAGTACATATAGTTACAACACTAAAAGACACTAGAAAATAGTTAAGAATGCTGACATCTCTGATTTTGCTTTGGCCAACCTTGGCCAGCATTTTACATCTGTCATACATTATTGGCATTATTCAACTTTTCAATGATATATACAGTAGTCTATACTAATTGCTACTTCTCCAACTATTCCTACTGCTTTATCTTCTTCTTCTACATCTCAGCCCGCAGTGCAGTGTGGCACCAGCTTTTTTAACATCCAGCTCTAGCTTATATCAGCTGTGATGGAGCAAGAAGAGAttgaaaacatgcaggacaaagGGTAGTTCAGGACATCACTTACAAGAAATTCAAAAGTGAATTTGAGCATATTCAATTCTCATATCATCCACTGGGGGTCTCTCCAACCTTGTCTCTGAATTCACAGTCAGAGTTGTTTGATGGCCTCTTGATGAGATGTTTAGTGTGATTTgtatattaaaagaaaactgtgaTGTTACGTAACAATTGCCGTGTATTACATCAGATGCTTTGTTTTATATACTTCATGCAttcccaaacacacaaaaatagcTGATTTAGAATCTTCTCTAATTCAACAATgtcctccttttttaaaaaaaagtttttatattaAGAATATTTCGCCTATCCATGCTGCATTGCACCAGCACAGTCAAGACGTTTACCTCCAAAAAGAGAGCATAGAGTGAGAGTATCAGGAAGGAAACCACAGCAAGAGAGGGAAAgacccccgccccccccccccccccctccccactaAATGGTCATATTTTCCATACAATAGTTTcaactttttgcttttattttgctgtcaAAAGAGACCGATACTTCCTTTCCAATCTATTGCGCCTTGTATCATAGTATACCTCACTCTACTACTGCACACTATTTCATGATAAAAATTTGCACTGCTCACTGTACTGTCTACACAACTGCTGCTACTATTCACACTGTGTCACCTTGTAACATCACTGTCACTTTAACTTCCATCTACTGCACTGTacctctatttttttatttgatttttatttttgtacagtttgtAGTTACAGTACATTGATCTCTTATTTATAACATGTTATTCTATTTGACCTTTCATGCATGCAACTTTTACCCTTGTACTTACCCCTGTACTGCTGCAACACTTAAATTTCCCCTCTGGGGataaataaaggattatcttgtcttattttattgtgtgaaTTGTGACACATCATGCAACAGTAATGTGAGCATGAATTTTATTAAAGAGGGAAATTAATATATTTGGAAAAGGATAGCCATCCGAGTGCAGCATTACTGCACATGAGGGATGACttagaaataattttatttatatagctcgcctaaaatcacaaaatctcaaaatagcTTGAATTGGGCTTCACAGTCTGTACAGCATGTATCATCCTGCAGCCTTAGACTTTCTTATGTTGCAATATCTTAATCAGTGACTTCATTTTCTCAGTGCACCTGCTCATAAGGGGATACACTGGATTCATCTGTCCATAGAGATATTGTTGTcttctgtgtttgtctttaacATTATGAGGGTAATTATTCAATCATAAATCATAATTTACAATATATTTACCCTTTTTCACAGCCTCAGCAATCTGTCAACATTAAAATCCCTCAGTTTCCTTTAAAAGAGCAATGTCTGATTGGCCTTTTTGCAGATGTAGTCAATGTTGGCCTCAAAAGTCAGTTAGTCATCCAAGCTGGTGCCTAAATACTTAACACTTGCAGGTGCTGAGGCAGGTGGATTTCTACGAAAATCAAGCAGCATCTCTttagttttgcaaaaactgGGTTGTCAGCATGAGTTATTGCACCATTCATCACAATACTTCCATAAAATTATTAAGATAGAGTTACAAATAACAGGTCTACAACATTAGGGTGACGcaactgttgtatttttctccAGGCTCTACCCTGATAGAAGTAATATTTCCTGTGTAATCATGTGGGGCAAATCCTCACTTGATTAAGTTATTGAAGGCCAAAAGTAAAACAGTTGAAATTcagcaagaaatttgcaaagACCTATTGACTTAGACCCCTTGATAGTGATTCCATGAATTATAGActgtaatatagtaaaaaaaacagcttggaGCATAATATAATATCTTATGTCAGTCTACTGGCATGAAGATTGATCTTATTTAAttggaaacagaaaacagcaccAACACATACAAACCTTATGAGAGATGTAATGAATTAACTGAAGCTAGAGAAAATCAAATTCTCTCCGAAAAACAAGAAGGGGAATTTTACATAACTGGCAACCCTTTTTATTGATCATTTCAAACATGTCACATCTTCTGGGAAATATCAGAATGACCTGAACAAGGATATAAGAGAGAGGAATTAAGGATCAGAGTTCTGTAGCATCCCACCCAccaattgttgttttttttttttactttttcttttactgtaattattttattttatccctgttttttctgttttattattattttttgttggtttactgtacatatgtgtgtgcgtgtattgGTTTATGTGTTGAttgtaatgtattattttatgttacttgttaaaaaagacaataaaaacagtccaaagtaaaagaaaatcagtGTACGATCCACAgactatattttttattttttatatacacacatacatatacacacacacacacacacacacacacacacacacacacacacacacacacacacacacacacacacacacatatatataacgACTGTCTACGAGAACTGAGTTGCTGAACTCTCGCGATGACTTGACGTCGAGGGGAGTGTCAAATTccaagagaggagaggggagccAGAGAGAGGAGCGCAAAGGTGAGTTTGTAAACACTTTATTACCCTTTAAATTCACCATAGATATGTCGACTACACTAAACTATGACAAAGTAGCGATTGGCGCGccagt
The DNA window shown above is from Plectropomus leopardus isolate mb chromosome 8, YSFRI_Pleo_2.0, whole genome shotgun sequence and carries:
- the asb8 gene encoding ankyrin repeat and SOCS box protein 8, whose protein sequence is MSSTMWYIMQSIQSKYSLSERLIRTIAAIRSFPHDNVEDLIRKGADVNRMHGTLKPLHCACMVADADCVELLLEKGAEVNALDGYNRTALHYAAEKDESCVELLLEYGAQPNALDGNKDTPLHWAAFKDNPECVRALLESGACPNARDYNNDTPLSWAAMKGNLESVKVLLDYGAQVHVTNLKGQTPISRLVALLARGLGTEQEEECLELLCRAAGRFEIRRADGTLPRELSKDPQLLARLTSMVAQAPTLRTLARCAVRQSLGVQFLPTAVKELPLPETIKDYLLLRD